The DNA segment GCGATGGCGGGCCGCGCACCACATCGGCGTCGGCGGCAGTGGCCGATCGCCCGGGCCGGTCGAGCAAGCCGCCAGCCGGCGGGGCATCGAGCGGCGCTTTGTCGCCGTGGCACCGACGTTCCTCGGCGCGCTCGCGCTCGCCAACACCAGTCACGCCCTGCTGACCACGCTGGAAAAGCCGCTGCTACCGCATGCACAGGCATTGGGAATGGTGTCGCACCGATGCCCTCTTGCGGTGCCTGCAGCCCAGGCCTACCTGCTCAGCCGGGCGGATTTCGGCAACCCCTTCGAGCGCTGGTTGGCCGACACCCTCACCGCCAGCTTCAGCGACGCATGACTGCGCGCGCGCCGACGGGAATGTGTGGATCGCCACGGAAACCGCACACACAAACCCGAACATCTAGCGTGGTTGAACAGCCGCCGCGTCCCACCCGTGCACCGCGACGTCGATGAACAAGGGCATGTGGTCGCTGAGTTGCAACCAGGTATCCGGGTCACCGACCACCAGAGATGACGCGCCGACGATGTCGTCGGGCAGGTAGGCATAATCGAGGTGGTAGGGCTTGTGCCGGTGCCGGTACAGGTAGAAGGTCGGAATGCGCTCCTGCCCCTGCGTTTCGGCGTGCTGCACGTGGTAGAGGCTCTGCAAGCCCATCGCATTCAGCAGCGCGTGGTTGCGGGTGTGGTTGGCGGTCTTGTGCCGCGTGTCCCAGATCGCGTTGCTGTTGAAATCGCCAATCAGCAAGGCCGGCCCCGCCGCAATCTGCTTGCCGTGCTGTTCGATGAACCGCGCGACCTGCCCGGCGTAGGACACGCTGGGTGAGGTGCCACCCATGGCCCAGACACCCACCAGCACCACGCCGTTGCCGAGCCGCACGGGCAGGAAGTGGCGGCAGCCGTGCACGGCCCAGTCGAGGCGGGTGATCGACGACCCGAGCGGCACAAACACCCCGAGGCCCTTGTGCCGGTTCTCCCCGTCCCAACAGCCGTGCCAGCC comes from the Pseudomonadota bacterium genome and includes:
- a CDS encoding endonuclease/exonuclease/phosphatase family protein; the encoded protein is MKLISWNAQQKFREKIQHFCPREWDVLVVQECEFTDTAIARYREAGWHGCWDGENRHKGLGVFVPLGSSITRLDWAVHGCRHFLPVRLGNGVVLVGVWAMGGTSPSVSYAGQVARFIEQHGKQIAAGPALLIGDFNSNAIWDTRHKTANHTRNHALLNAMGLQSLYHVQHAETQGQERIPTFYLYRHRHKPYHLDYAYLPDDIVGASSLVVGDPDTWLQLSDHMPLFIDVAVHGWDAAAVQPR